A part of Paenibacillus donghaensis genomic DNA contains:
- a CDS encoding CehA/McbA family metallohydrolase yields MKDAVYVDKSKRTYKGNLHLHTTWSDGSQEASDVVAAFKDKGYDFISITDHDVFVRTTEYDSDSFIVLPGMERGGLNHVPDTDPGYHFGVLGDPTIESEKEQFQHLQSFEVPIPWEGSHSPQKLIDEMRAHGNLVIFNHPEWHLTRFEDMVQYDGFFAIEIYNHATEWTPSSSYGAAYWDHALQNGKRVFGIAADDSHNHDPNSKLAEYGGGWVSVQAEELSQQGMITALKKGQFYSSSGPEILDYRVVDGFVNVECSPCQHIMFKAFPQRGPFLGKFETGELMTSGSMMIQKDMQYIRVECVDENGRVAWSNPIFVGDLTEEE; encoded by the coding sequence ATGAAAGATGCAGTGTATGTAGACAAAAGCAAAAGAACGTACAAAGGGAATTTGCACTTACACACAACTTGGTCAGATGGATCTCAAGAAGCATCGGATGTTGTTGCTGCTTTTAAGGATAAAGGCTACGACTTTATCAGTATAACGGATCATGATGTATTTGTTCGTACAACGGAGTATGATTCTGATTCTTTCATCGTACTGCCAGGCATGGAAAGAGGTGGATTGAATCATGTGCCAGACACAGACCCTGGTTACCACTTTGGTGTACTAGGCGATCCGACAATCGAATCTGAGAAGGAACAGTTCCAGCATTTGCAATCATTCGAGGTCCCTATTCCTTGGGAAGGATCACATTCTCCACAGAAGCTTATTGATGAAATGAGAGCGCATGGCAATCTTGTCATTTTCAATCACCCGGAATGGCATTTGACACGGTTCGAGGATATGGTGCAGTATGATGGTTTTTTTGCAATCGAAATATATAATCACGCAACGGAGTGGACACCAAGTTCTTCTTATGGGGCGGCTTATTGGGATCACGCCCTTCAAAATGGCAAGCGTGTCTTTGGTATCGCTGCGGATGACTCGCACAATCATGACCCCAACAGCAAACTCGCCGAATATGGGGGAGGCTGGGTTTCTGTCCAAGCGGAGGAGCTTTCACAGCAAGGAATGATTACGGCATTAAAGAAGGGCCAATTTTATTCCAGCTCGGGACCGGAAATCTTGGATTATCGTGTGGTGGATGGGTTCGTAAACGTAGAGTGCTCGCCTTGCCAACATATTATGTTTAAAGCATTTCCACAACGCGGACCCTTCCTTGGGAAGTTCGAAACCGGTGAGCTGATGACCTCGGGAAGCATGATGATTCAGAAGGATATGCAATATATTCGTGTCGAGTGTGTGGATGAGAACGGTAGAGTAGCTTGGTCTAATCCGATCTTTGTGGGTGACTTGACGGAGGAAGAATAA
- a CDS encoding DeoR/GlpR family DNA-binding transcription regulator: MSLASEERKLSIMNLLNEYGKVIAGDLARMFDVTSETIRRDLDELEKENKLKKVYGGAIKPKVEVEPTLFERACINQEAKEKIGYLAFTLIDDHDVIFLDEGTTPLQIIPFLSQKQEVTVLTSSISAMMSLIELKKREQFDGKIIMLGGVVSVKHLRVAGAFTEASMSDIFVNKAFVTVDALSMKHGFTSYDYEKAMLTRKWIQQSEMSIVLADSSKWNKRSMAKICDFESVDVVISELEPPEEWKTQLEDSNTKWMMPSESYT; this comes from the coding sequence ATGTCTCTTGCAAGTGAAGAAAGAAAACTAAGTATTATGAACTTGCTTAACGAATATGGGAAGGTCATTGCGGGTGACCTGGCTCGTATGTTCGACGTTACATCAGAAACGATTCGCAGAGATTTGGATGAGCTCGAGAAAGAAAATAAGCTCAAGAAGGTGTATGGCGGTGCGATCAAGCCGAAGGTAGAGGTAGAGCCAACCTTGTTCGAAAGAGCTTGCATTAACCAAGAAGCGAAGGAGAAAATCGGATATCTTGCGTTTACCCTAATTGACGACCATGACGTTATTTTTTTAGACGAAGGTACAACACCGCTACAGATTATCCCGTTTCTATCTCAGAAGCAGGAGGTTACTGTTCTAACGAGTTCAATCTCTGCCATGATGTCCTTGATTGAACTTAAGAAACGAGAGCAATTCGATGGCAAAATCATCATGCTTGGCGGGGTAGTAAGCGTAAAGCATCTTCGTGTAGCAGGTGCTTTTACAGAAGCAAGCATGTCGGATATTTTTGTGAATAAAGCATTTGTGACCGTGGATGCCTTATCGATGAAGCATGGATTCACAAGTTATGATTATGAAAAAGCAATGTTAACTCGCAAATGGATTCAGCAGTCGGAAATGTCCATCGTTCTGGCGGATTCATCAAAATGGAACAAACGATCGATGGCTAAGATATGCGACTTCGAGAGTGTCGATGTGGTTATTTCGGAACTGGAGCCTCCAGAAGAATGGAAGACCCAGTTGGAAGATTCCAATACAAAATGGATGATGCCGAGCGAATCGTATACTTAA
- a CDS encoding MATE family efflux transporter, with product MGKSTIGNSDFNREMKGLVIPSVLQMLVANSFSLVNMLMVTNLGDGAVAVTAAAGRISFILSMILTAVYGMTSYITQYHGKHQLTLVRATFGFMLLTGIGISLLSFVVVSIWKEPILSLFIKDVELLPLGIQYVSIMVFVFLISAVRDAYAQALGSLGKVKITLYVGLCAMMINIILDYGLIYGRLGLPNLGVVGAAWGTLIATGTSLLFLIVFIYIKSYYLNIRIQELFSLPMILRKQVVKTITPLVFHEGMWSIGNMLYAVAFGSLSIAALTTFQLANTLQGYFMMGIHGFAYAAKVMIGQKLGQDNQEQAMDYARRYTRISVIAGIIVSVVMMMGSPFVAFIFPNLSTEVHASLGNILLLQGMVMTALFLNNVWIVGMFRAGGDNLFTMIMILMTTWGIALPAVFVGTYVFRLPMEWVYALFLCEEMSKAFIGYRRYRSQKWMRNLVGNHSETPTSA from the coding sequence TTGGGAAAGAGTACGATCGGGAACTCTGATTTTAATCGTGAAATGAAAGGATTAGTTATTCCTTCGGTGCTACAAATGCTTGTTGCTAATTCGTTCTCACTAGTTAATATGCTAATGGTGACCAATCTGGGAGATGGGGCGGTGGCTGTTACCGCTGCAGCGGGCAGAATCAGCTTTATTCTATCGATGATCCTTACCGCAGTCTACGGGATGACCTCATACATAACTCAGTACCATGGAAAACATCAGCTAACGCTTGTGCGAGCGACATTTGGGTTCATGTTGTTAACAGGCATCGGGATTAGTCTTTTGTCATTTGTGGTAGTGTCGATTTGGAAGGAGCCGATTCTTTCTCTATTTATTAAGGATGTTGAGCTGCTGCCGCTTGGCATTCAATATGTTTCAATTATGGTTTTTGTTTTTCTAATCAGTGCTGTTAGAGATGCTTATGCTCAGGCGCTGGGATCGCTCGGGAAGGTTAAAATAACGTTATATGTCGGTCTATGTGCGATGATGATTAATATCATTCTCGACTATGGGTTGATTTACGGGAGGCTGGGTTTACCCAACCTGGGTGTTGTAGGGGCGGCATGGGGAACGTTAATAGCAACAGGTACGAGTCTTCTGTTTTTGATTGTTTTCATTTATATCAAATCGTATTATTTAAATATTCGAATCCAAGAACTGTTCAGTTTACCTATGATACTGCGCAAGCAGGTGGTGAAAACAATAACCCCACTGGTGTTTCACGAAGGAATGTGGTCGATCGGGAATATGCTGTATGCCGTAGCTTTTGGGTCCTTAAGCATCGCTGCATTGACTACATTCCAGCTTGCGAATACGCTGCAAGGATATTTCATGATGGGTATTCATGGATTTGCCTATGCGGCCAAAGTCATGATTGGGCAAAAGCTTGGACAGGACAATCAGGAACAAGCGATGGATTATGCTCGCAGATATACTCGGATTTCGGTCATTGCTGGTATAATCGTAAGTGTGGTAATGATGATGGGTTCTCCGTTTGTGGCATTCATATTTCCAAACTTAAGCACCGAAGTACATGCTTCTTTAGGAAATATCCTCCTGCTGCAGGGGATGGTAATGACCGCACTTTTCTTGAATAATGTATGGATTGTCGGTATGTTTAGAGCAGGCGGAGATAATTTGTTCACAATGATTATGATTTTAATGACAACATGGGGTATTGCATTACCTGCGGTATTTGTGGGAACTTATGTATTCCGTTTGCCAATGGAGTGGGTTTATGCATTATTTTTATGTGAAGAGATGAGCAAGGCTTTCATAGGGTATAGACGTTATCGCTCTCAGAAATGGATGCGGAATTTGGTTGGGAATCACTCTGAGACGCCCACATCCGCGTGA
- a CDS encoding serine hydrolase domain-containing protein: protein MKKIFSVLLASSIMLTSSIAFAKEPNRPLQKKADEIANTLVTQYGETSVQYALMDNGEIILSGSKGVYAKDSDRPITKDTMYGIGSVSKMYAAAAVMMWVDRGKLNLDEPFVTYVADFKMADERYKQITPRMLLNHSSGINGTSYGNTFLFDDVNPDLQEDVLASLRTQTLKANPGEFSVYTNDGFTLLEILVARLSGMSYSEFIEKNISEPLGLQHTKTPMDEFDRTALARTYLPNFEGALPTDAISAVGTGGIYSTAEDMTKMAEVLMGKTDLLSEKSAKAMLNEEYKNGLWPSDGDQNFFAYGLGWDSVNLYPFGDYNIQAAFKGGDSVLYKAAMIVLPEYNISVAVASSGGSSVFNSMLGTGILKEYLKEKGIIKEIKPDKTFTPPVKVQMPESLNQYNGVYAAAADSPKEIEIKDGEIDMPVLLGGYIPAQKYVYVGDDHFKSEDGTVTLSFEQQNNGITYIKASAYLNFPGLDQSSLTFYDSQKVEPVQLNKAVSDAWTERVGKDYLLLTERPSSEALFVPLVPSKLLIDVKNGYVAGSKILDENNAVNAVQIPVASGRDTTDLKFYKENNAEYLKMYNMTFINKADLPSMYEGKTSSTTIQANGFARWYQINDKAANKTITVNLPTNTSFAVYDENNTCVSFSTVSGKNTAKLPVNGYVGFFGKASDVFLITLK, encoded by the coding sequence ATGAAGAAAATATTTTCGGTCTTATTGGCCAGCAGCATAATGCTAACCTCTTCCATTGCATTTGCGAAGGAGCCGAACCGTCCGTTGCAAAAGAAGGCAGATGAAATTGCCAATACTTTGGTCACTCAATATGGTGAGACGAGCGTACAATATGCACTTATGGATAATGGAGAAATCATTTTATCAGGAAGTAAGGGTGTTTACGCTAAAGATAGCGACCGACCGATTACCAAAGATACCATGTATGGGATCGGTTCGGTTAGCAAAATGTATGCTGCCGCAGCCGTGATGATGTGGGTTGACCGTGGTAAACTGAATTTAGATGAGCCTTTTGTAACCTATGTTGCAGATTTTAAAATGGCTGATGAACGTTACAAGCAGATTACACCTCGAATGTTGTTAAATCACTCATCAGGTATTAATGGCACCAGCTACGGGAACACCTTTTTATTCGACGATGTCAACCCGGACTTACAGGAAGATGTACTTGCCAGTCTTCGAACCCAGACCTTGAAAGCCAATCCCGGTGAATTTTCCGTTTACACCAACGATGGCTTCACGCTGCTTGAAATTTTGGTAGCGCGATTAAGCGGCATGAGCTATTCCGAATTTATCGAAAAAAACATCAGTGAGCCTTTAGGTCTTCAACATACGAAAACGCCTATGGATGAGTTTGACCGGACAGCCCTTGCCAGAACCTATCTGCCGAACTTTGAGGGGGCGTTGCCAACGGACGCTATAAGCGCGGTTGGAACGGGAGGCATTTATTCAACAGCCGAAGATATGACCAAAATGGCAGAAGTATTAATGGGTAAAACAGATTTACTGTCCGAGAAGTCGGCAAAAGCCATGTTAAATGAAGAATACAAAAATGGGCTTTGGCCATCCGACGGCGATCAGAACTTTTTTGCTTATGGACTTGGCTGGGATAGCGTAAATTTGTATCCGTTTGGGGATTACAATATCCAAGCAGCGTTTAAAGGAGGAGACTCGGTTTTATATAAAGCCGCTATGATTGTACTTCCAGAATATAATATTTCTGTAGCGGTGGCCTCTTCAGGCGGCTCGTCTGTTTTTAACAGCATGCTGGGAACCGGGATTTTGAAGGAATACCTCAAAGAAAAAGGGATTATCAAAGAAATTAAGCCGGACAAGACATTCACTCCTCCTGTAAAAGTTCAAATGCCGGAAAGCTTGAACCAATACAATGGTGTCTATGCGGCTGCAGCGGATAGTCCTAAGGAGATTGAGATCAAAGATGGAGAAATCGATATGCCTGTATTATTGGGAGGGTACATTCCAGCACAGAAGTATGTGTATGTGGGGGACGACCACTTCAAGAGTGAAGACGGTACGGTTACATTAAGTTTTGAGCAGCAGAACAACGGAATTACCTATATCAAGGCCAGCGCTTATTTAAACTTTCCAGGGCTAGATCAAAGCAGCCTTACGTTTTATGATTCTCAAAAAGTAGAGCCGGTTCAGTTGAACAAGGCGGTGTCAGATGCATGGACAGAGCGAGTCGGCAAAGACTATTTGCTGCTTACGGAAAGACCAAGCTCAGAAGCACTGTTTGTTCCTTTGGTACCGAGTAAATTATTGATTGACGTAAAAAACGGGTATGTTGCCGGAAGTAAGATTCTTGATGAAAACAATGCCGTAAACGCAGTACAAATTCCCGTAGCCTCGGGCAGGGATACGACGGATTTGAAATTTTATAAAGAAAACAATGCAGAGTATCTCAAAATGTATAATATGACTTTTATTAATAAAGCCGATCTTCCGTCCATGTATGAAGGCAAGACATCCTCAACTACCATACAGGCCAATGGATTTGCCCGTTGGTATCAGATTAACGACAAGGCAGCCAACAAAACAATAACAGTTAATTTACCTACAAACACCAGTTTTGCAGTCTATGACGAAAATAATACATGTGTAAGCTTTTCAACCGTTAGCGGGAAGAACACAGCTAAGCTTCCGGTGAACGGATATGTTGGATTTTTTGGCAAGGCATCCGACGTATTTTTGATTACACTAAAGTAA